A region of Pseudarthrobacter sp. NIBRBAC000502770 DNA encodes the following proteins:
- a CDS encoding DEAD/DEAH box helicase, which yields MNPHDSLLPLLGRGPDPEQLRHVRTIPAREAVHAPWPAWVHPDIAAAYGTLGIREPYRHQVDAADAAHSGQHVVVATGTASGKSLAYQLPALDAIHRSELRVLADPGKIHDDGAVTLYLSPTKALAADQLNAIRALKLPTVRAETYDGDTDPSARRWIRDHANFILANPDMLHFGILPNHAWWAGFFRRLRYVMVDEAHSYRGVFGSHVANLMRRLRRICAYYGAGTAFPEPVFIAASATASEPDVSFSRLIGAPVKAVSRDCSPHGATTVALWEPALTDVRGENGAKERRTAVAETADLLANLVSARVRTIAFIKSRRGAETISAITKRLLDEVDPSLPQRVAAYRSGYLPEERRAVEKSLRSGQLLGVSSTSALELGIDISGLDAVLVAGWPGTRASLFQQIGRAGRAGQDAIAAFVASDDPLDTFLVNHPEAIFDVSVEATVFDPSNPYVLGPHLCAAAAELPLGPAELDLFGPTAEMLLDRLVAQGYLRRRPAGWFWTHSQSAAAMVNLRADGGGPVSIVDAETGSLLGTMDSPQTHYQAHTGAVYVHQGDTYVVEDLNEDDHCVMVRRANPDYYTTARDVTQIEVLETLRTMQWGDVTVHFGDVKVTTQVVSFQRKALISNEVLGEEPLELGARDLFTKAVWFVVDNRSLTGAGLIEAQFPGALHAAEHAAIGLLPLVASSDRWDIGGVSTALHADTGVPTIFVYDGHPGGAGFAERGFDKAMVWLAATRDAIKACECEAGCPSCVQSPKCGNKNNPLDKAAAVTLLGVLLKDATEPAPVDLEARS from the coding sequence GTGAACCCCCATGACTCCCTGCTTCCGTTGCTGGGCCGCGGCCCGGACCCGGAACAGCTCCGTCATGTGCGCACCATACCGGCGCGGGAGGCAGTCCACGCGCCGTGGCCTGCATGGGTTCATCCGGACATTGCTGCCGCGTACGGGACGCTGGGCATCCGTGAGCCGTACCGGCACCAGGTCGATGCGGCCGATGCAGCGCATTCGGGCCAGCACGTTGTTGTGGCTACCGGCACTGCGTCCGGAAAGTCCCTGGCGTATCAGCTGCCGGCGCTGGATGCGATCCACCGGTCCGAGCTCCGCGTGCTCGCGGACCCGGGCAAGATCCACGACGACGGCGCCGTCACCCTTTACCTCTCCCCCACCAAGGCGCTGGCGGCGGATCAGCTGAATGCCATCCGCGCCCTGAAGCTGCCCACGGTCAGGGCGGAAACCTACGACGGCGACACCGACCCCTCCGCCCGCCGGTGGATCAGGGACCACGCCAACTTCATCCTTGCCAACCCCGACATGCTGCACTTTGGCATCCTCCCCAACCACGCGTGGTGGGCGGGTTTCTTCCGCCGGCTTCGCTACGTCATGGTGGACGAAGCGCACAGCTACCGGGGCGTGTTCGGGTCACACGTAGCCAACCTGATGCGCCGCCTCCGCCGGATCTGCGCCTACTACGGTGCCGGAACGGCGTTCCCCGAGCCCGTGTTCATCGCTGCCTCCGCCACCGCGTCCGAGCCCGATGTGTCCTTCTCGCGCCTCATCGGGGCGCCCGTCAAGGCGGTGTCCCGCGACTGCTCGCCGCACGGGGCCACCACCGTGGCGCTGTGGGAACCGGCGCTGACCGATGTCAGGGGCGAGAACGGCGCGAAGGAGCGGCGGACGGCCGTGGCCGAAACGGCTGACCTGCTGGCCAACCTGGTGTCCGCCCGGGTCCGCACCATCGCCTTCATCAAGTCCCGCCGCGGCGCGGAGACCATCTCAGCGATCACCAAGCGCCTCCTTGACGAGGTGGATCCGAGCCTGCCGCAACGGGTTGCCGCCTACCGGTCGGGGTACCTGCCGGAGGAACGCCGGGCAGTGGAGAAATCCCTGCGTTCGGGCCAGTTGCTGGGTGTTTCCAGCACGTCTGCGTTGGAACTCGGGATCGACATCTCGGGCCTGGATGCCGTCCTGGTGGCCGGCTGGCCCGGCACGCGGGCATCGCTGTTCCAGCAGATCGGCAGGGCCGGGAGGGCAGGCCAGGATGCCATTGCGGCATTTGTGGCCAGCGATGACCCGCTGGACACTTTCCTGGTCAACCATCCCGAGGCCATCTTCGACGTGTCCGTGGAGGCAACCGTCTTTGACCCCTCCAACCCCTACGTTCTGGGACCGCACCTGTGCGCGGCGGCGGCTGAGCTTCCGCTGGGGCCGGCCGAGCTGGACCTCTTTGGGCCTACCGCTGAAATGCTCTTGGACCGGCTGGTAGCCCAGGGCTACCTCCGGCGGCGGCCTGCGGGCTGGTTCTGGACCCACTCGCAAAGTGCGGCGGCGATGGTCAACCTCCGGGCGGACGGCGGCGGCCCGGTGAGCATCGTCGACGCCGAGACCGGTTCCCTGCTGGGCACCATGGACTCGCCGCAGACCCACTACCAGGCCCACACCGGTGCCGTGTATGTCCACCAGGGCGACACCTACGTGGTGGAGGACCTGAACGAGGACGACCACTGCGTCATGGTCCGTCGGGCCAACCCGGACTACTACACCACCGCCCGGGACGTAACCCAGATCGAGGTCCTGGAGACCCTGCGGACCATGCAGTGGGGGGACGTCACCGTTCACTTCGGCGATGTGAAGGTGACCACCCAGGTTGTCTCCTTCCAGCGCAAGGCCCTGATCTCCAATGAAGTCCTGGGCGAGGAGCCGCTGGAATTGGGCGCCCGCGACCTCTTTACGAAGGCGGTGTGGTTCGTGGTGGACAACCGTTCGTTGACCGGGGCCGGCCTCATCGAAGCGCAGTTCCCGGGCGCCCTGCATGCCGCAGAGCACGCCGCCATAGGACTCCTGCCGCTGGTGGCGTCCAGCGACCGGTGGGACATCGGCGGGGTGTCCACTGCCTTGCATGCCGACACCGGGGTGCCCACCATATTCGTCTATGACGGGCACCCCGGCGGAGCCGGCTTTGCCGAACGGGGATTCGACAAAGCCATGGTCTGGCTGGCGGCGACCCGCGATGCCATCAAGGCCTGCGAATGCGAAGCAGGTTGCCCATCCTGTGTCCAGTCTCCTAAATGCGGCAACAAGAACAACCCGTTGGACAAGGCGGCGGCGGTCACCTTGCTGGGCGTGCTGCTCAAGGACGCTACCGAACCGGCTCCGGTGGATCTGGAAGCCCGGAGCTGA
- a CDS encoding rhodanese-related sulfurtransferase translates to MALNKIVLFYGFTPLPDPEAVRLWQRALCEKLGLTGRIIISRDGINATVGGEIGAVKQYVKTTREYAGFRDIDVKWSDGGAADFPRLSVKVRDEIVSFGAPGELKVDAGGVVGGGKHLKPEQLHELVDSRKRDGEDVVFFDGRNAFEAQIGRFKDAVVPDVATTHDFIKELDSGKYDSLKDKPVVTYCTGGIRCEVLSSLMVNRGFKEVYQLDGGIVRYGEAFKDQGLWEGSLYVFDKRMHLEFSDDAKTIGQCARCSAPTSKFENCSNPSCRTLTLYCADCAASPETLRCPDGCAAA, encoded by the coding sequence GTGGCTTTGAACAAGATTGTGCTCTTTTACGGTTTTACCCCCCTTCCAGACCCGGAGGCTGTCCGCCTTTGGCAGCGTGCCCTGTGCGAAAAGCTGGGACTGACCGGCCGCATCATCATTTCCAGGGACGGGATCAACGCCACCGTGGGCGGGGAAATCGGTGCAGTTAAGCAGTACGTCAAGACCACCCGGGAGTACGCCGGGTTCCGGGACATCGACGTCAAATGGTCCGATGGCGGCGCGGCAGACTTCCCGCGGCTCAGCGTGAAGGTCCGGGACGAGATCGTCTCCTTCGGCGCGCCGGGGGAACTCAAGGTTGACGCCGGGGGCGTGGTGGGCGGCGGGAAGCACCTGAAGCCGGAGCAGCTCCACGAGCTCGTTGACTCCAGGAAGAGGGACGGCGAGGACGTGGTCTTCTTCGACGGCCGGAACGCCTTCGAAGCCCAGATCGGCAGGTTCAAGGACGCCGTGGTGCCGGACGTCGCCACCACGCACGACTTCATCAAGGAACTCGACTCGGGCAAGTACGACTCCCTGAAGGACAAGCCGGTGGTGACCTACTGCACCGGGGGCATCCGCTGCGAGGTCCTGTCCAGCCTCATGGTGAACCGCGGCTTCAAAGAGGTTTACCAGCTGGACGGCGGGATTGTCCGCTACGGCGAGGCGTTCAAGGACCAGGGCCTCTGGGAGGGGTCGCTGTACGTTTTTGACAAGCGCATGCACCTGGAATTCAGCGATGACGCCAAGACCATTGGCCAGTGCGCCCGGTGTTCGGCGCCCACCAGCAAATTCGAGAACTGTTCCAACCCGAGCTGCCGCACTTTAACGCTGTACTGCGCCGATTGCGCCGCGAGCCCGGAGACGCTCCGCTGCCCGGACGGGTGCGCCGCGGCCTGA
- a CDS encoding GNAT family N-acetyltransferase, producing the protein MSPETLVEDITGLLEVWVAGWAGCRGYRTSKEGRFPAALRSDTSGEWEIFASEPTDDEFATLASRTAESPARVLTILTNDPSRYAALAARQGLNVTSDSQTMMIVDMETQDAEDPWLSDDDLSLSTYEQDGVHYAEVRSGDALAASGRVFVVGDTAVFDKIITEPAFQRRGLGSFIMRALAAQAFGHDVRAGLLLASLDGQKLYSHLGWTTVARVLMLSASHDGADLSLS; encoded by the coding sequence ATGAGCCCGGAAACCCTGGTTGAAGACATCACTGGCCTGCTCGAAGTGTGGGTTGCCGGCTGGGCCGGATGTCGCGGCTACCGGACCTCCAAGGAGGGCCGTTTCCCCGCTGCGCTCCGCTCTGACACTAGCGGCGAGTGGGAAATTTTCGCGTCCGAGCCCACGGATGACGAGTTCGCCACCCTCGCGTCCAGGACTGCGGAATCCCCGGCGCGGGTACTGACCATTCTCACCAATGACCCCTCACGGTACGCCGCCCTGGCAGCCCGTCAGGGGCTGAACGTCACGTCTGATTCGCAGACGATGATGATCGTGGACATGGAGACGCAGGACGCCGAGGACCCCTGGTTGTCCGACGACGACCTGAGTCTGTCCACTTACGAGCAGGACGGCGTGCATTACGCGGAGGTCCGCTCCGGAGACGCCCTCGCGGCCAGTGGCCGGGTGTTCGTGGTCGGTGACACCGCAGTGTTCGACAAGATCATCACCGAGCCTGCCTTCCAGCGCAGGGGCCTGGGCAGTTTCATCATGCGTGCGCTGGCGGCCCAGGCCTTCGGGCATGATGTCCGCGCCGGTTTGCTGTTGGCTTCCCTGGACGGGCAGAAGCTCTACTCCCATCTTGGCTGGACCACGGTGGCCCGGGTCCTGATGCTCTCGGCGTCCCACGATGGAGCGGACCTCTCCCTGAGCTGA
- a CDS encoding type II secretion system F family protein: MGWAPGLALFLLLAAGAWLACSSHAVPLRRLHRLFPAAARTQQAMGTKKASAREDSGLKDTAMMLELVAAMLDAGAGIGRSLDLVAAAAAPQYRDSLRPVVSALAIGADWHTAWRSSAVRLPEILELRDALGFAALTGAPSSAILYAQAARLRRERFREAEKRAASLGVKLVIPLGLCSLPAFICLGVVPVLLALVPSGS, translated from the coding sequence ATGGGTTGGGCGCCGGGACTGGCCTTGTTCCTCCTGCTCGCGGCCGGGGCCTGGCTTGCCTGTTCCAGCCATGCCGTGCCGCTCCGGCGGCTGCACCGGCTGTTTCCTGCTGCTGCCAGGACCCAGCAGGCAATGGGTACAAAGAAGGCGTCAGCCCGTGAGGACAGCGGGCTGAAGGACACCGCCATGATGCTCGAACTTGTGGCCGCGATGCTGGACGCGGGCGCCGGAATTGGCCGGTCCCTCGACCTGGTGGCCGCCGCGGCAGCACCCCAGTACCGGGACTCGCTGCGGCCGGTGGTTTCGGCGCTCGCCATCGGCGCCGACTGGCACACTGCCTGGCGCAGCTCCGCCGTCCGGCTCCCCGAAATCCTGGAGCTGAGGGACGCCCTCGGCTTCGCTGCACTGACAGGTGCGCCGTCCTCGGCGATTTTGTATGCCCAGGCCGCAAGGCTTCGCCGGGAACGCTTCCGGGAGGCCGAAAAGCGGGCTGCTTCACTCGGTGTGAAGCTGGTAATACCCCTGGGCCTTTGCTCGCTGCCGGCCTTCATCTGCCTTGGCGTCGTTCCGGTTCTGCTGGCCCTGGTGCCGTCCGGGTCCTAG
- a CDS encoding TadE family type IV pilus minor pilin yields the protein MTRSAGVLTPRKPPGVVAATAARIKGDPEPVDRTVNARGTVTAEFAVALPAVLGLLAMLLAGAAAGMTQLRIEEGARAGARALARGEDPATVQRTVRTLAGASASASVSADAGWFNVTVTDRVPGPLGSSIPWTLTARASTRSEIAGTGGAGAGESPSDAGGFR from the coding sequence ATGACACGTTCCGCCGGAGTGCTGACGCCGCGGAAGCCACCTGGAGTGGTGGCCGCCACGGCGGCCCGCATCAAAGGGGACCCGGAACCGGTGGACAGGACGGTGAACGCCCGGGGCACAGTAACAGCCGAGTTCGCCGTGGCGCTGCCTGCCGTGCTTGGACTGCTGGCCATGCTGCTCGCCGGGGCAGCCGCGGGCATGACACAGCTTCGGATCGAAGAGGGAGCCCGGGCCGGCGCCAGGGCCCTGGCCCGGGGCGAGGATCCCGCAACGGTGCAACGGACGGTCAGGACGCTCGCCGGCGCTTCGGCATCCGCGTCAGTCTCGGCCGACGCCGGGTGGTTCAATGTCACTGTTACCGACCGGGTCCCGGGCCCTCTCGGTTCTTCGATTCCGTGGACCCTCACCGCCCGCGCTTCCACGCGCAGCGAGATTGCAGGGACCGGCGGTGCCGGCGCCGGCGAAAGCCCGAGCGACGCCGGGGGCTTCAGGTGA
- a CDS encoding DUF4244 domain-containing protein, with protein sequence MSINYYRRNYSAGTSAVAASRRVPSGRTGSRGRASGTPSPYAAAFPADASVPGVFDPQVRGTGLPSPAATLARPGNVVELYPGAGAGVAATRVRRSVRLLGSEAGMATAEYAIATLAAVGFAGLLVFILRSDEVRGFLLNLIRTALALP encoded by the coding sequence ATGTCCATCAACTACTACCGCCGCAACTACTCCGCCGGAACATCCGCTGTGGCCGCTTCCCGGCGCGTTCCATCGGGACGGACCGGCAGCCGTGGCCGCGCTTCCGGGACGCCTTCCCCCTACGCCGCCGCATTCCCGGCAGACGCATCCGTTCCCGGCGTATTCGATCCGCAGGTCAGGGGAACGGGTTTGCCCTCACCAGCAGCGACGTTGGCACGGCCCGGCAACGTGGTGGAGCTCTATCCCGGGGCCGGAGCCGGAGTTGCCGCCACCAGGGTCCGGCGCAGCGTTCGGCTGTTGGGCTCCGAAGCCGGCATGGCCACGGCCGAATACGCCATCGCTACGCTGGCCGCCGTGGGATTCGCCGGGCTGTTGGTGTTCATCCTCCGGAGCGACGAAGTGCGTGGTTTCCTCCTAAACCTCATCCGCACCGCCTTGGCGCTGCCATGA
- a CDS encoding Rv3654c family TadE-like protein, producing the protein MQTLADGRERGSGTVLAAGLALVVITAMAVMLLLAQAAVLAGRAATAADLAALAGADALRGITTGDPCTVAADVAARHDATVLSCSEGSGQTVEVLAELGERPLLGAATGRARAGPPP; encoded by the coding sequence ATGCAAACCCTTGCGGATGGCCGTGAACGCGGCTCAGGAACGGTCCTTGCGGCGGGGCTGGCCCTGGTGGTCATCACGGCCATGGCTGTCATGCTGCTGCTTGCCCAGGCCGCGGTGCTCGCCGGGAGGGCCGCAACGGCAGCGGACCTCGCAGCCCTCGCCGGGGCGGATGCCCTCCGCGGCATCACCACGGGGGACCCCTGCACGGTCGCCGCCGACGTGGCTGCCCGCCATGATGCGACGGTACTGAGCTGCTCCGAGGGTTCGGGACAGACTGTTGAAGTGCTGGCTGAGCTCGGCGAACGGCCGCTGCTGGGTGCCGCGACCGGTCGGGCACGGGCAGGTCCTCCGCCCTAG
- the topA gene encoding type I DNA topoisomerase, with product MPSKAKTGKKLVIVESPAKSKTIAKYLGEGFIVEASIGHIRDLPQPSELPAELKKTSVGKFAVDIDHDFKPYYVVSPDKKKKVTELKAALKDADELYLATDGDREGEAIAWHLLEVLKPKVPVYRMTFGEITKEAIQRAMGNLRDVDQDLVDAQETRRVLDRLYGYEISPVLWRKVARGLSAGRVQSVVTRMVVDRERERMAFKAASYWDLTGQFGAESGSFKAKLAAVDGAKVATGRDFNDNGELTSRNVAHLNEELATSLAAGLQNADFRVRSVDTKPYTRRPAAPFTTSTLQQEAGRKLRFSSKSTMQIAQRLYENGYITYMRTDSSALSDEAITAARRQASELYGPEYIPQSPRVYSNKAANAQEAHEAIRPAGDSFRTPAQVAKQLSGDEFRLYELIWKRTVASQMGDAKGSTATIRLGAVSSDGRDAEFSASGTVITFPGFLAAYEEGKDETRGDDDSDEARRLPNVAKDDSLTASDIQAVGHETSPPPRYTEASLTAELEKKGIGRPSTYASTISTIQDRGYVRKQGSALVPSWIAFSVIRLLEQHFSDYVDYEFTADMEGDLDKIANGQEAGASWLRHFYFGEDSDPGLLSIVNNLGEIDAREINSIPITDEITLRVGKFGPYLESSAAVVDPKTGEIVESARANVPEDLAPDELTAAKAIELMETAAPEERVLGADPHTGHTVVAKNGRYGAYVTEIIPEMTDEELANQPVEYYKNGKPKPPKKPVKAKPRTGSLFKSMTVESVTLEEALQLMSLPRALGEDAEGNLITVQNGRFGPYLKKGTDSRSIGSEEEIFTITLEQALEIYSQPKQRGARAAVPPLAEFGPDPVSEKNIVVKEGRFGPYITDGITNITVPRATSLEELTREQAVELLAEKRAKGPVKRTTTRKAPAKKKATAKK from the coding sequence GTGCCAAGCAAGGCCAAAACCGGCAAGAAACTCGTGATTGTGGAGTCTCCGGCCAAGAGCAAGACCATCGCCAAGTACCTCGGCGAGGGCTTCATCGTTGAGGCCTCCATCGGTCACATCCGCGACCTGCCGCAGCCCTCGGAGCTCCCCGCCGAGCTGAAGAAAACCTCCGTGGGCAAGTTCGCCGTCGACATCGATCACGACTTCAAGCCCTACTACGTGGTGTCTCCGGACAAAAAGAAAAAGGTGACCGAGCTCAAGGCCGCGCTCAAGGACGCCGACGAACTCTATCTCGCAACCGATGGGGACCGCGAAGGCGAAGCCATCGCGTGGCACCTGCTTGAGGTGCTCAAGCCCAAGGTCCCCGTATACCGGATGACGTTCGGCGAAATCACCAAGGAAGCCATCCAGCGCGCCATGGGCAACCTGCGCGATGTTGACCAGGACCTGGTGGACGCCCAGGAAACCCGCCGCGTGCTGGACCGGCTCTACGGCTACGAAATCTCCCCAGTGCTGTGGCGCAAGGTGGCCCGCGGACTCTCCGCCGGCCGGGTGCAGTCGGTAGTGACCCGCATGGTGGTGGACCGCGAACGCGAACGCATGGCCTTCAAGGCCGCGTCCTACTGGGACCTGACCGGACAGTTCGGCGCCGAATCGGGCTCCTTCAAGGCCAAGCTTGCCGCCGTGGACGGCGCCAAGGTGGCCACAGGCCGCGACTTCAACGATAACGGCGAGCTGACCTCACGGAACGTGGCCCACCTCAACGAGGAACTGGCCACGTCCTTGGCTGCCGGACTGCAGAATGCCGACTTCCGGGTCCGCTCGGTGGACACCAAGCCGTACACGCGCCGCCCGGCGGCGCCGTTCACTACCTCAACGCTCCAGCAGGAGGCCGGCCGCAAGCTGCGCTTCTCCTCCAAGAGCACCATGCAGATCGCCCAGCGGCTGTATGAAAACGGCTACATCACCTATATGCGTACGGACTCGTCGGCGTTGAGCGATGAGGCCATCACGGCAGCCCGCCGCCAGGCCTCTGAACTGTACGGCCCCGAATACATTCCGCAGTCACCTCGCGTGTACTCCAACAAGGCCGCCAACGCCCAGGAAGCCCACGAGGCCATCCGCCCCGCCGGTGACTCCTTCCGCACCCCCGCCCAGGTCGCCAAGCAGCTCTCCGGCGACGAATTCCGGCTGTACGAACTCATCTGGAAGCGCACGGTCGCCTCGCAGATGGGCGACGCCAAGGGCTCGACGGCCACCATCCGCCTGGGCGCAGTGTCCAGCGACGGGCGGGACGCCGAGTTCTCCGCCTCCGGCACTGTGATCACGTTCCCCGGCTTCCTCGCAGCGTACGAGGAAGGCAAGGACGAGACCCGCGGCGACGACGACTCCGACGAAGCGCGCCGCCTGCCCAACGTTGCCAAGGACGACTCGCTCACGGCTTCCGACATCCAGGCCGTGGGCCACGAGACCTCCCCGCCACCGCGCTACACGGAGGCCTCGCTGACAGCGGAGCTGGAGAAGAAGGGCATCGGCCGTCCGTCCACCTACGCCTCCACCATCTCAACCATCCAGGACCGCGGCTACGTCCGGAAGCAGGGCTCGGCCCTGGTGCCCAGCTGGATCGCTTTCTCCGTGATCCGGCTCCTGGAACAGCACTTCTCCGATTACGTGGACTATGAGTTCACCGCCGACATGGAAGGCGACCTGGACAAGATCGCCAACGGCCAGGAAGCCGGCGCCTCCTGGCTGCGGCACTTCTACTTCGGCGAGGATTCCGATCCGGGCCTGCTGAGCATCGTCAATAACCTGGGCGAAATCGATGCCCGCGAAATCAACTCCATCCCCATCACCGACGAGATCACCCTCCGGGTGGGCAAGTTCGGCCCTTACCTGGAAAGCTCTGCCGCCGTGGTGGACCCGAAAACGGGCGAGATCGTCGAGTCGGCGCGTGCCAACGTCCCCGAGGACCTGGCCCCGGACGAACTGACTGCTGCAAAGGCCATCGAACTGATGGAGACGGCGGCGCCCGAGGAACGCGTCCTCGGCGCGGATCCGCACACCGGACATACCGTGGTGGCCAAGAATGGCCGCTACGGTGCCTACGTCACAGAGATCATCCCGGAAATGACCGACGAGGAACTGGCCAACCAGCCGGTGGAGTACTACAAGAACGGCAAGCCCAAGCCGCCGAAAAAGCCGGTGAAGGCCAAGCCGCGCACGGGTTCGCTCTTTAAGTCCATGACCGTTGAATCCGTGACCCTGGAGGAAGCGCTCCAGCTCATGAGCCTGCCCCGGGCCCTGGGGGAGGACGCCGAAGGCAACCTCATCACGGTGCAGAACGGCCGGTTCGGCCCGTACCTGAAGAAGGGGACGGACTCACGCTCCATCGGCTCCGAAGAGGAGATCTTCACGATCACCCTGGAGCAGGCACTGGAGATCTACTCGCAGCCCAAGCAGCGCGGCGCCCGCGCCGCCGTGCCCCCGCTGGCCGAGTTCGGCCCCGACCCGGTGTCCGAGAAGAACATCGTGGTGAAGGAAGGCCGGTTTGGCCCCTACATCACGGACGGCATCACGAACATCACGGTGCCCCGTGCCACCTCCCTCGAGGAACTCACGCGGGAACAGGCGGTGGAACTGCTCGCCGAGAAGCGTGCCAAGGGACCGGTCAAGCGGACCACCACCCGCAAGGCGCCGGCCAAGAAAAAGGCCACGGCCAAGAAGTAA
- a CDS encoding methyltransferase, with translation MPASPYEFTAGNTPDAPRSDLPALLSALAADLRGLDYTLDGVAQLLGPEASSALNRDQIIPAVLAVEQAVRADAGTVPLAAVVRLWLLAEPQEKEALDAALPGTGADGLVELGLVQPVPRSGLLTAKADLRPYGWDRNGDGSGGAELWVASDLAAHQQAGVLRHDHVMGIGQASTTLVQTTIRRHTERALDLGTGCGIQAFHLLHHCQHVTATDISARALAYARFNILLNAEALSVDPARLEDRVSLRLGSLLEPVAGEEFGLVVSNPPFVITPRSAGEDAADQFTYRDGGLPGDGIVASLVAGLPGVLAPGGWAQMLGNWEVAAGSSWEERPQSWVRQGTDAWFIQRELVSPEQYAETWLRDASESRDRQHYRDAYAAYLADFGSRDVAGIGFGMVWLRRPADGKPAAISRFEEITYPIEQPIGPHLGAAVERSDWLAAHDLGGTHLLVADDVTEERHQRPGAEHPGVILLRQGAGLRRTNLMSTELAGFVSACDGDLTAGQIAGALEALLGGGEGFDAGTFQGALLADVANLVRDGFLVPAGNPALE, from the coding sequence GTGCCTGCATCCCCTTATGAGTTCACCGCCGGAAACACTCCCGACGCTCCCCGCAGCGACCTCCCCGCATTGCTGTCCGCGCTCGCCGCCGACCTGCGCGGGCTGGACTACACGCTCGATGGCGTGGCGCAGCTGCTCGGCCCTGAGGCCTCGTCGGCGCTGAACAGGGACCAGATCATCCCCGCGGTGCTCGCTGTTGAACAGGCAGTGCGGGCCGACGCCGGCACTGTGCCGCTCGCCGCCGTCGTCCGCCTGTGGCTCCTCGCAGAGCCGCAGGAAAAGGAAGCGCTCGACGCCGCGCTGCCGGGCACCGGCGCCGACGGACTCGTTGAGCTGGGGCTGGTGCAGCCCGTCCCCCGCTCCGGGCTGCTCACGGCAAAAGCCGACCTGCGGCCGTACGGCTGGGACAGGAACGGCGACGGCAGCGGCGGTGCGGAGCTGTGGGTCGCCAGCGACCTTGCTGCCCACCAGCAGGCCGGCGTGCTCCGGCACGACCACGTCATGGGCATCGGCCAAGCATCAACCACCCTGGTGCAGACCACCATCCGCCGCCACACCGAGCGCGCCCTGGACCTCGGGACGGGCTGCGGCATCCAGGCCTTCCACCTGCTGCACCACTGCCAGCACGTCACGGCCACCGACATCTCCGCGCGTGCGCTGGCCTACGCCAGGTTCAACATCCTGCTCAATGCCGAGGCGCTCTCGGTGGACCCTGCGCGCCTCGAAGACAGGGTGAGCCTGCGCCTGGGTTCACTCCTGGAGCCGGTGGCCGGTGAAGAATTCGGCCTGGTGGTCTCCAACCCGCCGTTCGTGATCACCCCGCGCAGTGCCGGCGAGGACGCGGCGGACCAGTTCACCTACCGCGACGGCGGCCTGCCCGGTGACGGGATCGTGGCCTCCCTGGTGGCCGGCCTGCCAGGCGTTTTGGCACCCGGCGGGTGGGCCCAGATGCTTGGCAACTGGGAAGTCGCCGCCGGCAGCAGCTGGGAAGAACGGCCACAGTCCTGGGTGCGGCAGGGCACGGACGCCTGGTTCATCCAACGGGAGCTGGTCAGCCCGGAACAATACGCCGAAACCTGGCTGCGGGACGCCTCCGAGTCCCGGGACCGGCAGCATTACCGGGACGCTTACGCCGCCTACCTCGCCGATTTCGGCTCCCGGGATGTGGCCGGCATTGGCTTCGGCATGGTCTGGCTGCGCCGCCCCGCAGACGGAAAACCTGCCGCCATCAGCCGCTTCGAGGAAATCACCTACCCCATCGAGCAGCCAATCGGCCCCCACCTGGGTGCCGCCGTCGAACGCAGCGACTGGCTCGCCGCCCACGACCTTGGCGGCACGCACCTGCTCGTGGCGGACGACGTCACCGAGGAGCGCCACCAGCGCCCAGGCGCAGAACATCCTGGCGTAATCCTGCTCCGGCAGGGTGCCGGGCTGCGGCGGACCAACCTGATGAGTACCGAGCTGGCCGGCTTTGTGTCCGCGTGCGACGGCGACCTCACCGCCGGGCAGATCGCCGGGGCTTTGGAGGCCCTCCTGGGCGGCGGCGAGGGCTTCGACGCCGGGACCTTCCAGGGTGCACTGCTCGCCGACGTGGCCAACCTGGTCCGGGACGGCTTCCTGGTCCCGGCTGGAAATCCGGCCCTGGAATAA